One window of the Microvirga mediterraneensis genome contains the following:
- the yihA gene encoding ribosome biogenesis GTP-binding protein YihA/YsxC, with protein MTDMEPDTDPFLEIGRKLFAGEADFIWAANSLTNLPPMSKVEIAFAGRSNVGKSSLVNALTGRNTLARTSHTPGRTQQLNFFNVNDRFHLVDMPGYGYAAVDKQKVAAWTQLIHDYLRGRASLARVYVLIDARHGIKPVDEAVLETLGTAAVSYQIVLTKADELKKDELDKRMADTLQKIEKRAAAFPEILPTSSRTGFGIPELRAGIARLLSERGAG; from the coding sequence ATGACCGATATGGAACCTGATACCGACCCCTTTCTCGAGATCGGCCGCAAGCTCTTTGCCGGCGAGGCGGATTTCATCTGGGCCGCGAACTCCCTGACGAACCTGCCGCCCATGAGCAAGGTGGAGATCGCCTTCGCGGGCCGCTCCAATGTCGGCAAGTCGAGCCTCGTGAACGCCCTGACCGGGCGCAACACGCTGGCCCGCACCTCGCATACGCCGGGCCGCACCCAGCAGCTCAACTTCTTCAACGTCAACGATCGCTTCCATCTGGTCGACATGCCCGGCTACGGCTACGCGGCCGTCGACAAGCAGAAGGTCGCGGCCTGGACGCAGCTGATCCACGACTACCTTCGCGGCCGCGCGAGCCTCGCCCGCGTCTATGTGCTGATCGATGCCCGCCACGGCATCAAGCCGGTGGACGAGGCGGTCCTGGAGACCCTCGGCACCGCCGCCGTCTCGTACCAGATCGTCCTGACGAAGGCCGACGAGCTGAAGAAGGACGAGCTCGACAAGCGCATGGCCGATACCCTCCAGAAGATCGAGAAGCGCGCCGCCGCCTTCCCGGAGATCCTGCCCACATCGAGCCGCACGGGCTTCGGCATTCCCGAGCTGCGTGCCGGCATCGCCAGGCTCCTGAGCGAGCGAGGCGCGGGATGA
- the argB gene encoding acetylglutamate kinase yields MSDPSMPLPDVHVQAEVLVQALPHMQRYDQQVVVIKYGGHAMGDRAAAEDFAEDVVLLEQSGIKPIIVHGGGPQIGKMLNKLGIKSEFKGGLRVTDEATVEVVEMVLAGSINKQIVGWIGAEGGKAVGLSGKDGNMVTARKVTRTAVDPDSNIEKVVDLGFVGEPEHVNRAVLDQVLQAELIPVLAPVATGHDGQTYNVNADTFAGAIAGAMTAKRLLLLTDVPGVLDKNKNLIPDMTIDDCRRLIADGTITDGMIPKIETCIYALERGVEAVVILDGKVPHAVLLELFTDHGAGTMIRRG; encoded by the coding sequence ATGTCCGATCCGTCCATGCCCCTTCCCGACGTTCATGTGCAGGCCGAGGTGCTTGTTCAGGCCCTGCCGCACATGCAGCGCTACGACCAGCAGGTGGTGGTGATCAAGTATGGCGGCCACGCCATGGGCGACCGTGCAGCGGCCGAGGACTTCGCCGAGGACGTGGTCCTGCTCGAGCAATCGGGCATCAAGCCGATCATCGTCCATGGCGGCGGACCGCAGATCGGCAAGATGCTGAACAAGCTCGGCATCAAGTCCGAGTTCAAGGGCGGCCTGCGCGTGACGGACGAGGCCACGGTCGAGGTCGTCGAGATGGTGCTCGCCGGCTCCATCAACAAGCAGATCGTCGGCTGGATCGGCGCCGAGGGCGGCAAGGCCGTCGGCCTTTCCGGCAAGGACGGCAACATGGTCACGGCCCGGAAGGTGACCCGCACCGCCGTCGACCCGGATTCCAACATCGAGAAAGTGGTGGATCTCGGCTTCGTGGGCGAGCCGGAGCATGTGAACCGGGCCGTCCTGGACCAGGTTCTCCAGGCCGAGCTGATCCCCGTCTTGGCCCCGGTCGCGACCGGGCATGACGGCCAGACCTACAACGTCAATGCCGACACCTTCGCCGGTGCCATCGCGGGCGCCATGACGGCCAAGCGCCTCCTGCTGCTCACGGACGTCCCGGGCGTTCTCGACAAGAACAAGAACCTCATCCCGGACATGACCATCGACGATTGCCGCCGCCTGATCGCCGACGGCACCATCACGGACGGCATGATCCCGAAGATCGAGACCTGCATCTATGCCCTGGAAAGAGGCGTGGAAGCGGTCGTCATCCTCGACGGCAAGGTGCCCCATGCGGTGCTGCTGGAGCTCTTCACCGACCACGGCGCGGGCACCATGATCCGCAGGGGATAA
- a CDS encoding ferritin-like domain-containing protein produces MGLFSKDIKSLDDLFIHTLQDIYYAEQQITKALPEMIEKASDPQLKQAFQTHLGETQQQIQMVEQVFRMHGHDPKGVTCPAIDGIIDEAQDIAGDIDDPQVLDAALLAAAQAVEHYEITRYGTLVAWAKQLGREDCAGVLHQILDQEKSTDQKLNRIAESKINTKAA; encoded by the coding sequence ATGGGCCTTTTCTCGAAGGACATCAAGTCGTTGGATGATCTCTTCATCCACACCCTGCAGGACATCTACTACGCCGAGCAGCAGATCACGAAGGCGTTGCCGGAGATGATCGAGAAGGCGAGCGACCCGCAGCTGAAGCAGGCGTTCCAGACCCATCTCGGCGAAACCCAGCAGCAGATCCAGATGGTCGAGCAGGTGTTCCGCATGCACGGCCACGACCCGAAGGGCGTAACCTGCCCGGCGATCGACGGCATCATCGACGAAGCCCAGGACATCGCCGGCGACATCGACGACCCGCAGGTTCTCGACGCGGCGCTTCTGGCCGCCGCTCAGGCCGTCGAACACTACGAGATCACCCGCTATGGCACGCTCGTCGCCTGGGCCAAGCAGCTCGGCCGCGAAGACTGCGCCGGCGTCCTGCATCAGATCCTGGACCAGGAAAAGTCCACGGACCAGAAGCTCAACCGGATCGCCGAGAGCAAGATCAACACGAAGGCCGCGTAA
- a CDS encoding pyrimidine 5'-nucleotidase, with product MNAKPPVENHLSSSDSRPFAHVETWVFDLDNTLYPHTSRVWPQVDERITLYVANLFGIDGLSAKALQKYFYHKHGTTLRALIEEHDVDPTDFLDFAHDIDHTDIELNHSLGEAIEKLPGRKLILTNGSRKHAENVARKIGILDHFEDVFDIAASNFVPKPDRRAYEVFLDKHGVEPARAAMFEDIAKNLTVPHELGMTTTLIVPKTFDPFRESFEQEAVRTPEIDYITNDLADFLRAYALPVK from the coding sequence ATGAACGCTAAGCCGCCTGTCGAAAATCACCTGTCGTCGTCCGACTCCCGCCCCTTCGCCCATGTGGAGACATGGGTCTTCGACCTGGACAATACGCTCTACCCGCACACCTCGCGGGTCTGGCCCCAGGTCGACGAGCGGATCACGCTCTATGTCGCGAACCTGTTCGGGATCGACGGTCTCTCCGCCAAGGCGCTGCAGAAATATTTCTATCACAAGCACGGCACGACCTTGCGGGCGCTGATCGAGGAACACGATGTCGATCCGACCGACTTTCTCGATTTCGCCCACGACATCGATCACACGGATATCGAGCTGAACCACAGCCTGGGCGAGGCCATCGAGAAGCTCCCGGGGCGGAAGCTGATCCTCACCAACGGCTCCCGCAAGCACGCGGAGAACGTGGCGAGGAAGATCGGCATTCTCGACCATTTCGAGGACGTGTTCGACATCGCCGCCTCGAACTTCGTGCCCAAGCCCGACCGGCGCGCCTATGAGGTCTTTCTCGACAAGCACGGGGTCGAACCGGCCCGCGCGGCCATGTTCGAGGACATCGCCAAGAACCTCACGGTGCCGCACGAACTCGGCATGACGACCACGCTCATCGTGCCCAAGACCTTCGACCCGTTCCGGGAGAGCTTCGAGCAGGAAGCGGTCCGGACGCCGGAGATCGACTACATCACCAACGATCTGGCGGACTTTCTGCGCGCCTATGCGTTGCCGGTGAAGTAA
- a CDS encoding DNA recombination protein RmuC, translating to MNDVVLILGQTPLTWGQIVMGMAGLSLVLLLIVTMLLLRTRRDRALEAAIADERAREMDDKVAELTRIQSEMTGRMRTMAEVFGSRQSDFVRMISERIDGLQHRVGQGLEASTRHQTENLSKLNERLAVIDAAQQNLTSLTGEIVGLKDILSNKQTRGAYGQGRMEAIVRDGLPANAFEFQATLSNRTRPDCLVRLPGDGRGLVIDAKFPLEGFTLFREAKGDEARSRAAARVRNDMLVHVKDIAEKYLIPGETQDIAMLFVPAESIYADLAEHFDDVVQKAHRARIVIVSPSLLTLAIQVMQALVRDARIREEARVIQVEVQKLLEDVVRLDARVAKLDTHFRQAQEDVSQIRVSADKIVKRGQKIETLEFDEDEAEARAEWLRLQGRNLRAVE from the coding sequence CTGCTCCTCATCGTGACGATGCTCCTCCTGCGAACGCGCCGGGACAGGGCCCTGGAGGCCGCCATTGCGGACGAGCGGGCCCGGGAGATGGACGACAAGGTGGCCGAGCTCACCCGGATCCAGTCGGAAATGACCGGCCGGATGCGGACCATGGCCGAGGTCTTCGGTTCCCGCCAGAGCGATTTCGTCCGCATGATCTCGGAGCGGATCGACGGGTTGCAGCACCGGGTCGGCCAAGGGCTCGAGGCCTCCACGCGCCATCAGACGGAAAACCTCTCGAAGCTCAACGAGCGTCTCGCCGTGATCGATGCTGCGCAGCAGAACCTGACGAGCCTCACGGGCGAGATCGTCGGCTTGAAGGATATCCTGTCCAACAAGCAGACCCGGGGCGCCTATGGGCAGGGGCGCATGGAGGCCATCGTCCGCGACGGGCTTCCCGCCAATGCCTTCGAGTTCCAGGCGACCCTGTCGAACCGCACGAGGCCCGACTGCCTCGTGCGCCTGCCCGGCGACGGGCGCGGCCTCGTGATCGACGCCAAGTTCCCGCTGGAAGGCTTCACACTTTTCCGGGAGGCCAAAGGCGATGAGGCGCGCAGCCGTGCGGCCGCGAGGGTCCGCAACGACATGCTCGTTCATGTGAAGGATATCGCGGAGAAGTACCTTATCCCGGGAGAGACCCAGGATATCGCCATGCTCTTCGTCCCGGCGGAATCCATCTATGCCGATCTGGCCGAGCATTTCGACGACGTAGTCCAGAAGGCGCATCGCGCCCGCATTGTCATCGTGTCCCCGTCGCTCCTGACGCTCGCCATCCAGGTCATGCAGGCCCTGGTCCGCGATGCCCGCATCCGCGAGGAGGCGCGGGTGATCCAGGTCGAGGTGCAGAAGCTCCTGGAGGACGTGGTGCGCCTCGATGCCCGGGTGGCGAAGCTCGACACCCACTTCCGGCAGGCCCAGGAAGATGTGTCGCAGATCCGGGTTTCGGCCGACAAGATCGTCAAGCGCGGCCAGAAGATCGAAACCCTCGAATTCGACGAGGATGAGGCCGAGGCTCGGGCCGAGTGGCTGCGCCTCCAAGGACGGAATCTCCGTGCCGTGGAATAA
- a CDS encoding DUF423 domain-containing protein: MNLAARILIVLASLSGLLGVGLSAAAAHIAGGNLATAAQFLLFHAPALLALVALMAAGAVNPMLAQMAGYVLVLGLILFCGDLSRRAFSGVALFPRAAPTGGILLMLGWLLVGISALLRLRA, translated from the coding sequence ATGAACCTCGCCGCCCGGATCCTGATCGTCCTGGCTTCCCTCTCGGGCCTCCTCGGCGTCGGCCTGTCGGCGGCCGCGGCCCACATCGCGGGCGGGAACCTCGCCACCGCGGCGCAGTTCCTGCTCTTCCATGCCCCTGCCCTGCTGGCCCTCGTGGCCCTGATGGCGGCCGGAGCCGTGAACCCCATGCTGGCCCAGATGGCAGGCTACGTGCTGGTGCTCGGCCTGATCCTGTTCTGCGGCGACCTGTCCCGCCGGGCCTTCTCGGGCGTGGCGCTCTTTCCCCGGGCCGCGCCCACGGGCGGCATCCTGCTCATGCTGGGCTGGCTGCTCGTCGGAATCTCCGCCCTTCTGCGCCTGAGGGCCTGA
- a CDS encoding CYTH and CHAD domain-containing protein yields the protein MNAGWQDKHGPERASEIELKLELAADAAGKLLRHPLMSQARALPDQGGALHAVYYDSTDCALHKAGLTLRVRQRNGRSTQTIKAERKTRGLALDRGEWEIPVEDGPDLAAAAGTPLAPLVAREAVRHDLKPVFTVDTDRRAFEIERDGATIELALDEARASTGAGAEHFCEVELELKKGNPSALFALAEDLAGSIPFRLSPVTKSERGYRLLGQADVTPVKAGRIVLPTQASCAEAFQVIARACLSQIIRNEALLRRSDDPELVHQMRVGFRRLNAAVSLFEPMLRDRDSKAVRAEIRWAGKKLGLVRDLDVLIARLRKADDPDKGPQVLEEAERLRAEAFEKVLKILSKPRFMRAVLKAATWVESGRWLARRKPSIVAARDLPARALAAEEFSRRWQRIRQGARRMDDLDGEDRHKLRIRIKKLRYGVEFFATLFPGIPARKSRKAMLDLLEGLQDMLGKLNDIEVGKTLLDPPFRKWVRKAAGDTKRRERKLLSQAGKASRKLAKAEPFWASTP from the coding sequence ATGAATGCCGGATGGCAGGACAAGCACGGACCCGAAAGGGCGAGCGAGATCGAGCTGAAACTGGAACTCGCCGCGGATGCCGCAGGCAAGCTCCTCCGCCACCCGCTGATGTCGCAGGCCCGGGCACTTCCCGACCAGGGCGGAGCCCTCCACGCGGTCTATTACGATTCGACGGATTGCGCCCTGCACAAGGCGGGACTGACCCTCCGTGTCCGACAGCGGAACGGTCGCAGCACGCAGACCATCAAGGCCGAGCGCAAGACACGGGGCCTCGCCCTCGATCGCGGAGAATGGGAGATCCCGGTCGAGGACGGGCCCGATCTCGCGGCGGCGGCCGGTACGCCCCTGGCCCCGCTCGTCGCCAGGGAAGCCGTCCGCCACGACCTCAAGCCGGTTTTCACGGTCGACACGGACCGCCGGGCCTTCGAGATCGAGCGCGACGGAGCCACGATCGAACTCGCCCTGGACGAGGCCCGGGCATCGACCGGGGCAGGCGCCGAGCATTTCTGCGAGGTCGAGCTCGAATTGAAGAAGGGCAACCCGTCCGCCCTGTTCGCTCTCGCCGAGGATCTCGCGGGCAGCATTCCATTCCGCCTCTCTCCCGTGACGAAATCGGAACGCGGCTACCGGCTCCTCGGCCAGGCCGACGTCACGCCGGTCAAGGCCGGCCGGATCGTCCTTCCGACCCAGGCCTCGTGCGCGGAGGCGTTCCAGGTGATCGCGCGCGCCTGCCTGTCCCAGATCATCCGGAACGAGGCGCTGCTGCGTCGAAGCGACGATCCCGAACTGGTGCACCAGATGCGGGTCGGGTTCCGGCGGCTCAACGCGGCGGTCTCGCTGTTCGAGCCGATGCTGCGGGACCGGGACAGCAAGGCCGTCAGGGCCGAGATCCGATGGGCCGGCAAGAAGCTCGGCCTGGTGCGCGACCTCGACGTCCTGATCGCGCGGCTGCGGAAGGCCGACGATCCCGACAAGGGCCCGCAGGTGCTGGAGGAAGCCGAACGGCTGCGGGCGGAGGCCTTCGAGAAGGTCCTGAAGATCCTGTCCAAGCCCCGCTTCATGCGGGCGGTCCTGAAGGCCGCGACCTGGGTCGAATCCGGTCGCTGGCTCGCGCGGCGCAAGCCGTCCATCGTGGCCGCGCGGGATCTTCCCGCTCGGGCGCTGGCGGCCGAGGAATTCTCGCGCCGGTGGCAGCGAATCCGGCAGGGCGCGCGGCGGATGGACGACCTGGACGGGGAAGACCGACACAAGCTTCGCATCCGCATCAAGAAACTGCGCTACGGCGTGGAGTTCTTCGCCACCCTGTTTCCGGGCATCCCGGCGCGGAAGAGCCGCAAGGCGATGCTGGACCTTCTCGAGGGCCTGCAGGACATGCTGGGCAAGCTGAACGACATCGAGGTGGGCAAGACCCTGCTCGATCCACCGTTCCGGAAATGGGTCCGAAAGGCCGCCGGCGACACGAAACGGCGCGAACGCAAGCTCCTGTCCCAGGCCGGGAAGGCCTCCCGGAAGCTCGCAAAGGCGGAACCGTTCTGGGCCTCGACACCCTAA